From a region of the Castanea sativa cultivar Marrone di Chiusa Pesio chromosome 10, ASM4071231v1 genome:
- the LOC142611886 gene encoding tetraspanin-10, which translates to MGLGTSTFVIRWINFLTMLLAVAVIIFGVWMSTHHDGCRRSLALPVLGLGAFIFVISIIGFLGALKNSSILLWIYLIMLCFILVGILVFTVLAFIVTNNGTGHSTPGLRYKEYQLQDYHSWFLKQLNNTHNWEHLKNCLVKSEDCNDLSKSYKTLKQYKLAKLSPIEAGCCRPPSECGYPAVNASYYDLSFHPISSNKDCKLYKNSRAIKCYNCDSCKAGVAQYMKIEWRVVAIFNVILFLLLAMIYFVGCCARRNATRGHSKV; encoded by the exons ATGGGTTTAGGAACAAGCACCTTTGTAATCAGATGGATCAACTTTCTCACCATG CTTTTAGCTGTAGCTGTCATAATTTTTGGAGTATGGATGAGCACTCATCACGATGGCTGTCGAAGGTCCCTTGCGCTTCCAGTTTTAGGCCTTGGTGCCTTTATCTTTGTAAT ATCTATAATCGGATTCTTGGGCGCACTCAAAAACAGCTCCATTCTCTTGTGGATT TATTTGATCATGTTATGCTTCATTTTGGTGGGAATCCTGGTATTCACAGTATTGGC GTTTATTGTAACAAATAATGGAACAGGTCATAGCACTCCTGGTTTGAG GTACAAAGAGTATCAACTTCAAGACTACCATTCATGGTTTCTAAAACAG CTAAACAATACCCATAACTGGGAGCACTTGAAGAACTGTCTTGTCAAATCTGAAGACTGCAATGACCTATCAAAAAGCTATAAG ACTCTTAAACAATATAAATTGGCAAAACTGAGCCCCATTGAGGCTGGATGCTGTCGACCACCATCTGA ATGTGGTTATCCTGCTGTCAATGCTTCATACTATGACTTGAGCTTTCATCCAATTAGTTCCAACAAAGACTGCAAACTTTATAAAAATTCGCGGGCCATCAAGTGCTATAATTGTGATTCCTGCAA GGCTGGTGTTGCACAATACATGAAAATTGAGTGGAGAGTGGTAGCAATCTTcaatgttattttatttcttctcttg GCAATGATATACTTTGTGGGATGCTGTGCAAGACGCAATGCTACCAGGGGCCATTCTAAAGTTTAA
- the LOC142612106 gene encoding (+)-neomenthol dehydrogenase-like yields MGKTTEEANRAFKGVGVRADWGFGNIKVADGTGQSTDTSSTVKRFFLNAAGDLEISKKFVLTLTLSWHSCQFINNERAKAVLENVNDLTEEKIDEILQWFLRDFNDQNLEANGWPKTVSAYKVSRAAVNAYTKLIAKRFPQYHINSIHPEGSKQR; encoded by the exons TCAAAGGAGTAGGAGTCCGTGCGGACTGGGGATTCGGAAATATTAAGGTTGCTGATGGCAC AGGCCAGAGCACCGACACTAGTTCAACGGtgaaaaggttttttttaaacgCTGCTGGAGATCTGGAGATCAGCAAGAAATTTGTCCTAACTTTAACTTTGAGTTGGCATTCGTGTCAG ttcatcaacaatgagaGGGCTAAAGCAGTGCTAGAGAATGTTAATGATCTAACGGAAGAGAAAATAGACGAGATTTTGCAATGGTTTTTAAGGGATTTCAATGATCAAAATTTGGAGGCCAATGGATGGCCGAAAACTGTATCAGCCTATAAGGTATCCAGAGCTGCTGTAAATGCCTATACAAAACTCATTGCAAAAAGGTTCCCTCAATACCATATAAATTCTATCCATCCAGAAGGGTCAAAACAGAGATGA